From the genome of Rubripirellula reticaptiva:
TGTTCGTTTACAAGTACATTTCCAAACAACGCTTCGCTTGGGTCGAACTCATCGCGTCACTTTAAATCAACTACGGGAAAACCATGAAAACAACGTTAGAGATACTTTGGCGTGGCACAAAGTTTGTTTTGTACTACGCAAGCGTAGTCTTGTTTTGGTGCCTATTGCTGGTGCCACCACTATGGCCGGTGTTTCTGTTTCTGTTTCTGCTCCTGCTAGTGCTCGACTGGATATCAGAGCAGCGTGAAGAGATTCGTTTGAGTAAAGACTCAGTTGAAAAAGAAGGTCTGCAATCGGCGAACATTGATTACACGCTTGTCGATATTGAGATCGAAAATTGGCAGCTTCGTCAGAACCGACTGAACAGCTAGCGTTGCTTTATCGCTTTATGGATGGATGAAAGCTTGGTCTTGTTCACAGTTCGGTGAGCGAGGCCTGAAGTTTGAGTCCATCTAATTAATGGAGTGGATGGATGTTAATGGATGCTAACAAGGAAGAGACTGTGGGCGCGTATTTGTTTCGTTTGGTGGATTTGTCGGTCAACTGGGTTCTTCGAACCATGATTCTGTTGCTTCTCGGTGCTGCACTAGAACGAATTCGATACTCGCTTGCAGGTTAAACAGAAGTCGTCCTTGGATTCCTATCCTCGGACGGCTTCCTTCCCTGCTTAGTCTCGATGCCAACGCTCATGTATGTCTAGCAAGAGCCAAGCGATACCGCTTGCAATAAGAAGGTGGTGTACTTCAAGCGGGATTTCCATTTCGTCAATGAAGTACCAAAACACGCGAATCAGGGCATACCATTTTAAGAGAAATGGAAGCCAACCAATCTCACTTGGAAACGGACCCACTATCCAATTGACCGCCCAAGGCGGGAGAACAAGCTCCCATCGTTCGCGTGCAGACATTTTTTCAAATAGGTCAGGCTCATTCATAGAAGCCTGCGATCTTATCACACCTTTGTCGCAACATTCCATAACTTTCTTTGAACTGAAAAATGACAGATATAACCTTGGGCTTGGACGCTGACGGAAATGACATTGCCTATCCCGTCAGTGATTTAGAAGAAACGAATTGGTTGATCACCGGGGCCCCTGGTTCAATGAAATCCGTATTGGCCGTTTCTTGGATGGCCCAGTACATCAAGCACCCAGACCATGCAGTGGTCATGGTGGACTTGGGCGGTGACTTAGCCGGTTACCACGCATTGAAGTCCAAGGCCGATGCAGCGGGCAAACCGTCCTACCTAATATGCCTTGATGAAACCGTCGATTGTGACGGATGGGACATGTTGAAAAACACTCCGGTATTCAAGCTTGATCCAAAGCGAGCAGTACCGGGACTAATGGGAGCACTCAGGCTTCAAAGCGGTGAAGGTTACCCAAACACATTTTGGTCACGTCATTCGGCAGCAGACGTGAACAAGGCCGTCGATGGACTTAAGGCAATCGACAAGTGGTCTTTTGAGGACTTAGCCGAACAACTTCGGCAAAACGATGCCGAGTCCAAGAACAAGGGTCAAGTCAGCGAGGCGTTTCTTGCAGCCGAAGAACTTTGTCGGTACACGCGAGCGATGTCGAGCAGAGAGCGGCAGCTCTTAATCGGCCAAGCCATTGAAGAGGCGGCATTGATTTACTTCTTTGTTCCCTCAGGCATTGAGGGAGGAGCCGCCAGAAGCATAGCTGCTGCCGCAAACTGGTGCGTGATGATTGAAGCCGCCCTTCGTTTTGATTCCGAAGCAGCTAGTAAACGAACAATCCACCTTGTTGTGGATGAGTTTGCACAAATTGCCTCGTCAGGCTCCACGACGGAATCGATCCTCAACCTTGCCCGCAAGTGGAACGTGCAACTGACGCTAATCCTGCAATCAATTGCACAAGTGCCGGACGACCTGCAATCGGTACTTCGGACCAATTGCCAGCAAGCAATATTTGACGCCTTCACTCGTGACGAGCAGGAGCATCTTCGCTCGCTTAGCTTAGACGTGTACCAGCAAGGTCAAAGAAGCATGAGCGTATCGGGCATTGATATGCCTACGCAAACTCAAAACGAACAAGTTGAGCCCTCACTTACCAGAAACGAAATCCTGGAAGTCTCTGGCATCAAGAGCCAGTTCTTCCTCGCTCTGAAGCTGGGAAATGGCTACCAGCAACCTGTGGTTGCAAAGGTCAAGCCTGCAATCAGCCTGGAGGAGCACAACATCTACAAGCAGATGCCGCTTCCGCGTTTAGGTACGCCGCTTTCTGTTCCAAGCCGCACTGATGCCAAGCAATTTGAATCAGTTCCAGACCCGGCACTTCTTGAGCTGATGAATCGCATCAAGTCAGAGCAGACTTGGTGGCGGTGACGTCTCCGCGACCGGTCCACCAATCACACCTCCACCGAGTCTTCCCCCACCCTTTTCAAAATCACTACCGAGCAAGCACGGGATCTAAAACATGGTCAGCGTAAAAGAGATGGCAAAAATTCTCGGGGTCAGCCCGAAAACGATCTACGCCATGGCAGAGGGCGAGCAGATTCCGTTTTTCCGCATCGGGACGGGACGAGGAACACTTCGCTTTGAAGTCGAGGAGGTAAAAGCGGCGCTCAGGCAGGAGGCAGCTGGGCAAGGATCTTCGGAACCGCTTAAGAGAGCCCCTTCTCGTCACCTCAGCTAACGTGGGTGAAAAAGCCGTGGACAGTTTTGCGGTGCCCAAAAAAGGGCAGAGATAAGGGCAGAGAATTACGGTAAAAAGCGTTCTAAACCTCTGCCCTACGGTACAATACGTTTTTCCCACGAAGCCAAAGAGGTATCGTCCTGCCACGAAAAAACCCCGCAAAACACTAGGTTCTACGGGGTTTTCGGTGATGGACGATACAGAACTCGAATCTGTGACCTCCACGATGTCAAAGCAGCTTTTTTATCTTCAAAAACGCGAAAGTCCTGCAAATCACGGCATTTCTGCATTCCTTGCTTTCCATATTTTGCGTCAACACTTCCCTTTTCCGACCTGAAAAGGGAAGGGAAAAGGGAATGAAACCCACCTCTGAAATCAGCCGTTAAAAAAGTTGGGATATTGATCAGCATCACGCGACAGCCCTCCAAACCGGAAGGATGTCTGTCACAGATCAGCTTCAAGCGGGGGCAAGCCAAGTGTCTTGAATTGCCATCGCGGTTTCCAACTGCCCATGCCGTTCGGCGACTTTGCGGACGCGGTCAGGAATGGACGATGACCGGAAGCGAGAACTGAGTGAGTCTTCGTGCTGGAGCATTGCCTGTGCGACCTCGGTATGACCAGCTGCGGCGGCGTCGTGAATCGGGGTGTATAGTTCGTTGTTGGTGATCGTCGCCGTTGCGTGATGCTTCAGGAGAAGCTTCACCATCGGAAAGTCGCCACGGCGTCCTGCGAAGTGGAGCGGGGTGTTTCCAGCTGCGTCCGTTGTGTCTGGATTCGCATCTTTGTCCAACAGAATCTGTGCCATGAACTGGAACCCGTGCTCGGCGACCAGATGAAGGGGCGTTTTGCGCCTTGTCCCTATTGAGTCTGAACAGACGCCCGCTTCCAGCAGGACGGCGAGAATGCCGATGTCTCCGGTCCGCGCTGCACGATGGATCACTCGATCCTCTCGTTTTCCGATTGCCCCGTTTGGATCTGCCCCAAGCTGAATCAGTTCCCTCGCCATTTCAGGCTGCCCTGATCTTAACGCGACTTCGAGAACGCCTCGCCCGACGCAATCCTTGGCAGTCATTTTTGCTCCACGTGATATCGCATCGCTGAAATCGACATGGCATCCTGATTCGATGGCGTGAATGAGCTGATAATCCGGCAACATGCCGGCAAATTGCCACGACCAAATCGTAAGCGCAAGACTTTTATTTCAACACGATTGCCAGCTAGCTCACTGCTCGACCTGCTGTCGAAATCAGGTAGAGACCAATCAGCACAATCGTAATGCCGATGCAACCGCGTATCGAAATCTCTGCGTTGCCAAACCACTTGGCAGCGACAACAGCGAGTAGGGCAGTCGTCGCGTAGACGATCGCGGTGCTCGCATTGATGATCGCAAAAGGCAAAGCGGGATTGGGAGCCTCCAGTGCGACGCGTCCCATCGCGATGTTGGCAAGCGCGCCAACGGTGATGCCCAGGACCAGCAACACTACAACTTGTAGGGGCTGACTGGTAAGGCTCGTCACATTGACGTGTGGTGAGAA
Proteins encoded in this window:
- a CDS encoding TraM recognition domain-containing protein codes for the protein MDADGNDIAYPVSDLEETNWLITGAPGSMKSVLAVSWMAQYIKHPDHAVVMVDLGGDLAGYHALKSKADAAGKPSYLICLDETVDCDGWDMLKNTPVFKLDPKRAVPGLMGALRLQSGEGYPNTFWSRHSAADVNKAVDGLKAIDKWSFEDLAEQLRQNDAESKNKGQVSEAFLAAEELCRYTRAMSSRERQLLIGQAIEEAALIYFFVPSGIEGGAARSIAAAANWCVMIEAALRFDSEAASKRTIHLVVDEFAQIASSGSTTESILNLARKWNVQLTLILQSIAQVPDDLQSVLRTNCQQAIFDAFTRDEQEHLRSLSLDVYQQGQRSMSVSGIDMPTQTQNEQVEPSLTRNEILEVSGIKSQFFLALKLGNGYQQPVVAKVKPAISLEEHNIYKQMPLPRLGTPLSVPSRTDAKQFESVPDPALLELMNRIKSEQTWWR
- a CDS encoding helix-turn-helix domain-containing protein — protein: MVSVKEMAKILGVSPKTIYAMAEGEQIPFFRIGTGRGTLRFEVEEVKAALRQEAAGQGSSEPLKRAPSRHLS
- a CDS encoding ankyrin repeat domain-containing protein, with the translated sequence MTAKDCVGRGVLEVALRSGQPEMARELIQLGADPNGAIGKREDRVIHRAARTGDIGILAVLLEAGVCSDSIGTRRKTPLHLVAEHGFQFMAQILLDKDANPDTTDAAGNTPLHFAGRRGDFPMVKLLLKHHATATITNNELYTPIHDAAAAGHTEVAQAMLQHEDSLSSRFRSSSIPDRVRKVAERHGQLETAMAIQDTWLAPA